One window from the genome of Lysobacter helvus encodes:
- a CDS encoding PilZ domain-containing protein, whose amino-acid sequence MSSVAGAGGARQGILSLAIKDKAALYNAYMPYLKSGGIFVPTPKRYFLGDEVFLLLTLLEEKDRLPVAGKVVWVTPPGAQGNRAAGIGVQFADSAEGEAVRHKIETILAGTLTADKPTHTM is encoded by the coding sequence ATGAGTTCAGTCGCAGGAGCCGGTGGCGCACGACAGGGCATCCTGTCGCTCGCGATCAAGGACAAGGCAGCGCTCTACAACGCGTACATGCCCTACCTGAAATCGGGCGGCATCTTCGTGCCGACGCCCAAGCGCTACTTCCTCGGCGACGAGGTCTTCCTGCTGCTGACCCTGCTCGAAGAGAAGGACCGCCTGCCCGTGGCCGGCAAGGTGGTGTGGGTGACGCCGCCGGGCGCGCAGGGCAATCGCGCGGCCGGCATCGGCGTGCAGTTCGCCGACAGTGCCGAAGGCGAAGCGGTGAGGCACAAGATCGAAACCATCCTGGCCGGCACGCTCACGGCGGACAAGCCGACGCACACGATGTAG
- a CDS encoding DNA polymerase III subunit delta': MNPLPPLAPWQARAYAHLVSILEAGRLGHGVLFCGPAGLGKRAVAERLAQRALCRAPLPNGDPCNACRSCQLFAAGTHPDFGLVSFIFNKEGTKLRTEIVIEQIRSLSERLALTPQYGGAQVAILDPADAINHAAANALLKTLEEPQPDRYLWLVSAHPQRLSATIRSRCQRVEFRLPPIEEAQAWLATQGHSVALAAEALEAARGHPGLADAWLRGEGLAVRRQVAADLDKLARGTAGAVETAQAWVADEYAALRLSHAADLALAQAARLTDPRGTRRLAAWFDAANRTRDLLRTTVRADLAVTELLMAWRGDAPVSKGGRA, translated from the coding sequence ATGAACCCGTTGCCGCCGCTCGCGCCCTGGCAAGCCCGCGCGTATGCGCATCTCGTATCGATCCTGGAAGCAGGGCGGCTCGGGCACGGCGTGCTGTTCTGCGGTCCGGCGGGCCTGGGCAAGCGCGCGGTCGCCGAGCGCCTGGCGCAGCGCGCGTTGTGCCGCGCGCCATTGCCGAACGGCGATCCATGCAACGCCTGCCGGTCGTGCCAGTTGTTCGCCGCCGGCACGCACCCGGACTTCGGCCTGGTGTCCTTCATCTTCAACAAGGAAGGGACGAAGCTGCGCACGGAGATCGTGATCGAGCAGATCCGTTCGCTGTCGGAACGCCTCGCGCTCACGCCGCAATATGGCGGCGCCCAGGTCGCGATCCTCGACCCGGCTGACGCGATCAACCACGCGGCCGCCAACGCTTTGCTCAAGACGCTCGAAGAACCGCAACCCGATCGTTATCTCTGGCTGGTCAGCGCGCATCCGCAACGCTTGTCGGCGACGATCCGCAGTCGCTGCCAGCGCGTGGAATTCCGGTTGCCGCCGATCGAGGAAGCGCAGGCCTGGCTCGCCACGCAAGGGCACAGCGTCGCACTGGCTGCCGAAGCGCTGGAAGCGGCGCGCGGCCATCCGGGCCTCGCCGATGCGTGGCTGCGGGGCGAGGGGCTGGCGGTGCGTCGCCAGGTCGCGGCCGACCTGGACAAGCTCGCGCGCGGGACCGCCGGCGCGGTGGAGACCGCGCAAGCCTGGGTGGCCGATGAATACGCCGCGCTGCGTTTGAGCCATGCGGCGGACCTCGCGCTGGCGCAGGCCGCGCGCTTGACCGATCCAAGGGGAACCCGCAGGCTGGCTGCGTGGTTCGACGCCGCGAACCGCACGCGCGACCTGTTGCGGACCACCGTGCGCGCGGACCTCGCGGTCACGGAATTGCTGATGGCGTGGCGCGGCGATGCGCCCGTTTCGAAAGGGGGCAGGGCATGA
- the tmk gene encoding dTMP kinase, protein MSDLRTHPRFVTVEGGEGAGKTTVLNALRKVLEESGAEVVCTREPGGTPLAERIRALLLDPHHEAPAPETELLLMFAARVQHVRELILPALERGAWVLSDRFTDSSYAYQGGGRGLDVALIADLERRVVGLRPGLTLLLDLGVHQGRERMQVRDAAPDRIERERDEFFETVRAAYLARAQAEPQRIRVVDASSSAADVAYRASALLQHYLGVAP, encoded by the coding sequence ATGAGCGACCTGCGCACGCATCCGCGGTTCGTGACCGTCGAGGGCGGCGAGGGCGCCGGCAAGACCACCGTGCTCAACGCGCTGCGCAAGGTGCTGGAAGAAAGCGGCGCGGAAGTCGTCTGCACGCGCGAGCCGGGCGGCACGCCGCTCGCCGAACGCATCCGCGCGCTGCTGCTGGATCCGCACCACGAAGCGCCCGCGCCGGAAACCGAACTCCTGCTGATGTTCGCCGCGCGCGTGCAGCACGTGCGCGAACTCATCCTGCCGGCGCTGGAGCGCGGCGCATGGGTGCTGAGCGATCGGTTCACCGATTCCAGTTACGCCTACCAGGGGGGCGGGCGCGGACTGGACGTGGCGCTGATCGCCGACCTGGAACGTCGCGTCGTCGGCCTGCGCCCCGGACTGACGCTGCTGCTCGATCTCGGTGTGCACCAGGGCCGCGAACGCATGCAGGTGCGCGACGCCGCGCCCGATCGCATCGAGCGCGAGCGGGACGAGTTCTTCGAGACGGTGCGTGCCGCGTACCTGGCGCGGGCGCAGGCCGAACCGCAGCGCATCCGCGTTGTCGATGCGTCATCGAGCGCGGCGGACGTTGCGTATCGCGCGAGCGCATTGCTGCAGCACTACCTCGGCGTCGCGCCATGA
- the mltG gene encoding endolytic transglycosylase MltG: protein MLVLVALVAGGAWLWQRYTGFADTPLAGLETGDTLVVERGDSLATVVAHLRASGVQAGHRLEWQALAGQLGAANKIQVGEYALEPGTTPRALLLAMRDGKVISKRFTIVEGWNIRELRAALARNQDLAHETKDMTDAALMSALGHAGQHPEGRFLPETYQFVRGDSDLDVLRRAYAAMERALAQAWDARAPDTVLRSADEALILASIVEKETGVADERPQIAGVFARRLKMGMRLQTDPTVIYGMGATYAGNIRRADLLADTPYNTYVRAGLPPTPIAMPGMQALQAATNPAAGEAIYFVAVGDGSGRHVFTRSLADHQAAVRAYLARYRAQRQQAR from the coding sequence CTGCTGGTCCTCGTCGCGCTGGTCGCCGGCGGCGCCTGGCTGTGGCAGCGCTACACCGGCTTCGCCGACACGCCGCTGGCGGGCCTGGAAACCGGCGACACGCTGGTGGTCGAACGCGGTGATTCGCTGGCCACGGTGGTCGCGCACCTGCGCGCGTCCGGGGTGCAGGCGGGCCATCGCCTGGAATGGCAGGCGCTGGCCGGGCAACTGGGCGCGGCCAACAAGATCCAGGTCGGCGAATACGCGCTCGAGCCCGGCACCACGCCGCGCGCGCTGCTGCTGGCGATGCGCGACGGCAAGGTGATCAGCAAGCGCTTCACGATCGTGGAGGGCTGGAACATCCGCGAGCTGCGCGCCGCGCTCGCGCGCAACCAGGACCTCGCGCACGAAACGAAGGACATGACCGACGCCGCGCTGATGTCCGCGCTCGGCCACGCGGGCCAGCATCCGGAAGGCCGCTTCCTGCCGGAGACCTACCAGTTCGTGCGCGGCGACAGCGACCTCGATGTGTTGCGTCGCGCCTACGCCGCGATGGAACGTGCGCTCGCGCAAGCCTGGGACGCGCGCGCACCGGACACCGTGCTGCGCTCGGCCGACGAGGCGTTGATCCTCGCGTCCATCGTCGAAAAGGAAACGGGCGTGGCGGACGAACGCCCGCAGATCGCCGGCGTGTTCGCGCGTCGCTTGAAGATGGGCATGCGCCTGCAGACCGATCCCACCGTCATCTACGGCATGGGCGCGACGTACGCCGGCAACATCCGGCGCGCGGACCTGCTCGCCGACACGCCGTACAACACCTACGTGCGCGCGGGCCTGCCGCCCACGCCGATCGCGATGCCCGGCATGCAAGCGCTGCAGGCGGCGACCAACCCGGCGGCGGGCGAGGCGATCTACTTCGTCGCGGTGGGCGATGGCAGCGGGCGCCACGTGTTCACGCGTTCGCTGGCCGACCACCAGGCCGCGGTGCGCGCCTACCTCGCGCGGTATCGCGCGCAACGGCAGCAGGCGCGATGA
- the pabC gene encoding aminodeoxychorismate lyase, with protein MSATREALFEGATRIDAWPGDARATAYGDGLFETMRVHRGVVPWADAHRARLEAGAKRLGLSLPARESVDAAAAGLFDDGGDGVLKLLVSRGGGGRGYAPIADTAPLWRLSRHALPAPARAGGLVLRWCDLRLSAQPALAGMKHCNRLEQVLARAEWQDAGIDEGLLCDVDGHVIGATSANVFVLHGTRWTTPALDRCGVAGVCRAFVLGATGAVEARVSPEDIGTADAVLLCNAVRGILPVARLDARAWAMHPAVAGLQRDLARAHPAFPLPQELA; from the coding sequence ATGAGCGCGACGCGCGAAGCGCTGTTCGAAGGCGCAACGCGCATCGACGCGTGGCCCGGCGACGCGCGCGCCACCGCGTACGGCGACGGCCTGTTCGAAACGATGCGCGTGCATCGCGGCGTCGTGCCGTGGGCCGACGCGCATCGCGCGCGTCTCGAAGCGGGTGCGAAACGGCTCGGCCTCTCGCTGCCTGCGCGCGAATCGGTGGACGCTGCCGCTGCCGGATTGTTCGACGACGGCGGGGACGGTGTCCTGAAACTGCTCGTCTCGCGCGGCGGCGGCGGACGCGGCTATGCGCCGATCGCGGACACCGCGCCGTTGTGGCGCCTCTCGCGCCATGCATTGCCGGCGCCCGCGCGGGCCGGGGGACTCGTCCTGCGTTGGTGCGACCTGCGCCTGTCGGCGCAGCCGGCGCTGGCGGGAATGAAGCACTGCAATCGCCTGGAGCAGGTACTCGCGCGCGCCGAATGGCAGGACGCCGGCATCGACGAAGGCCTGCTGTGCGATGTGGACGGCCACGTGATCGGTGCGACGTCGGCCAACGTGTTCGTGCTGCACGGGACGCGCTGGACCACGCCGGCCCTGGACCGCTGCGGCGTGGCGGGCGTGTGCCGCGCGTTCGTGCTCGGCGCCACCGGCGCGGTGGAGGCCCGGGTGTCGCCGGAGGATATCGGGACTGCCGACGCCGTCCTGCTGTGCAACGCGGTGCGCGGTATTCTCCCGGTCGCCCGGCTGGACGCGCGCGCATGGGCGATGCACCCCGCGGTCGCGGGCCTGCAACGCGACCTGGCGCGCGCGCATCCGGCCTTCCCGTTGCCACAGGAGCTTGCGTGA
- a CDS encoding aminodeoxychorismate synthase component I, whose product MLVTRPLDPALDLLALHRLAPTRYPVLLESSAHGTAQGRWDLLLATDGGVLRLDPDGVVRDEHGQAHPGGFLDALDRAWSALHLPREEPRWPFRGGWALCLAYELAGEVEQVLHLPTAPGAMPVACALRCPAAILRDHATGECVAIAESGHAAWLDQIADDIAATSALPPLPEWRAPTSLDEDAAERFTDGVVRVLGHLAAGDVFQANLSRGWRATFDAPLAPAALHARLRAANPAPFAGLFAGDGWAVVSSSPERLVSIRGDAVETRPIAGTRPRTPGDDDAERIRELVGHPKERAEHVMLIDLERNDLGRVCVAGSVEVDELMTVESYAHVHHIVSNVRGRLTPDATPGAVIRAVFPGGTITGCPKVRCMQIIAALEGQGRGAYTGAFGWLNRDGDLDLNILIRSAALEGDTLRFRTGAGIVIDSDPQRELDETRAKARGLLRALGAGE is encoded by the coding sequence GTGCTCGTCACCCGACCGCTGGATCCCGCGCTCGACCTGCTCGCGCTGCACCGGCTGGCGCCCACGCGCTATCCGGTGCTGCTCGAATCCAGCGCGCACGGCACGGCGCAAGGGCGCTGGGACCTGTTGCTCGCGACCGATGGCGGCGTGTTGCGCCTGGATCCCGACGGCGTCGTGCGCGACGAGCACGGACAGGCCCATCCCGGCGGTTTCCTCGACGCGCTCGATCGCGCCTGGTCCGCGTTGCACCTGCCGCGCGAAGAACCGCGCTGGCCGTTCCGCGGCGGCTGGGCCTTGTGCCTGGCGTACGAACTGGCGGGCGAAGTCGAACAGGTGCTCCACTTGCCGACGGCGCCGGGCGCCATGCCCGTCGCATGCGCGTTGCGTTGCCCCGCCGCGATCCTGCGCGACCACGCCACCGGCGAATGCGTGGCGATCGCCGAATCCGGCCACGCCGCGTGGCTCGACCAGATTGCCGACGACATCGCGGCGACCAGCGCGTTGCCGCCGTTGCCCGAATGGCGCGCGCCGACGTCGCTCGACGAAGACGCCGCCGAACGCTTCACCGATGGTGTCGTGCGCGTGCTCGGGCACCTCGCCGCCGGCGACGTCTTCCAGGCGAACCTGTCGCGCGGTTGGCGCGCCACGTTCGATGCACCGCTCGCGCCCGCCGCGTTGCATGCACGGTTGCGCGCGGCCAATCCCGCACCGTTCGCCGGCCTGTTCGCGGGCGACGGCTGGGCGGTGGTGAGTTCCTCGCCCGAACGCCTCGTCTCGATCCGCGGCGACGCCGTTGAAACGCGCCCCATCGCCGGCACGCGCCCGCGCACGCCGGGCGACGACGATGCCGAACGCATCCGCGAACTCGTCGGCCACCCGAAGGAACGCGCCGAGCACGTGATGCTGATCGACCTCGAACGCAACGACCTCGGCCGCGTGTGCGTGGCGGGCAGCGTGGAAGTCGACGAACTGATGACGGTGGAAAGCTACGCGCACGTGCACCACATCGTGAGCAACGTGCGCGGGCGCCTGACGCCCGACGCCACGCCCGGCGCCGTGATCCGCGCGGTGTTCCCCGGCGGCACGATCACCGGCTGCCCGAAAGTGCGCTGCATGCAGATCATCGCCGCGCTGGAAGGGCAGGGGCGCGGCGCGTACACCGGTGCGTTCGGCTGGCTCAACCGCGACGGCGACCTCGACCTCAACATCCTGATCCGCAGCGCGGCGCTGGAAGGCGACACGCTGCGCTTCCGCACCGGGGCGGGCATCGTGATCGACTCCGATCCGCAGCGCGAACTCGACGAAACGCGCGCGAAGGCCCGCGGCCTGCTGCGCGCGCTGGGCGCGGGCGAATGA
- the fabF gene encoding beta-ketoacyl-ACP synthase II, protein MRRVVVTGMGIVSPLGNDLASTWDGIVNGRSGIGPITHFDASTLTTRIAGEVRDFDISRWVGPKDARKMDEFIHYGVAASLMALEDSGIVVDDSNAERIGALIGSGIGGLLGIEEQTIKAHETSLRKISPFYVPSTIINMVPGQVSLITGAKGPNFSAVSACATSNHSIGMAMRLIQYGDADMMFAGGAERGSTPTSVGGFCSMKAMSTRNDDPTRASRPWDAARDGFVLGDGAGILMLEEYEHAKKRGARIYCELAGFGASSDAFHMTAPSEDGDGPARCMAAAFKDAKINADQIGYLNAHGTSTPLGDVAETLAIKRALGDHAYKTMVSSTKSMTGHLLGAAGGAEAIFSVLALHHGIIPPTINLENPGEGCDLDYVPNTARQHQVDVAVSNGFGFGGTNGTLVFRRI, encoded by the coding sequence ATGCGTCGCGTCGTCGTAACGGGAATGGGCATCGTCTCGCCGCTGGGCAACGACCTGGCGAGCACGTGGGACGGCATCGTCAACGGGCGTTCGGGCATCGGCCCGATCACGCATTTCGATGCGTCCACCCTCACCACGCGCATCGCCGGTGAAGTGCGCGACTTCGACATCTCCCGCTGGGTGGGGCCGAAGGACGCGCGCAAAATGGATGAGTTCATCCACTACGGCGTGGCCGCCTCGCTGATGGCGCTGGAAGACTCCGGCATCGTCGTCGACGATTCGAACGCCGAACGCATCGGCGCGCTGATCGGCTCCGGCATCGGCGGCCTGCTCGGCATCGAAGAACAGACGATCAAGGCGCACGAAACCAGCCTGCGCAAGATCTCGCCGTTCTACGTGCCCAGCACGATCATCAACATGGTCCCGGGCCAGGTGTCGCTGATCACCGGCGCGAAGGGCCCCAATTTCTCCGCGGTCTCCGCCTGCGCCACGTCCAACCATTCCATCGGCATGGCGATGCGGCTCATCCAGTACGGCGACGCCGACATGATGTTCGCCGGCGGCGCCGAACGCGGCAGCACCCCCACGTCCGTCGGCGGCTTCTGCTCGATGAAGGCGATGTCAACGCGCAACGACGACCCGACGCGCGCCTCGCGCCCGTGGGACGCCGCGCGCGACGGCTTCGTGCTCGGCGACGGCGCGGGCATCCTGATGCTCGAGGAATACGAACACGCGAAGAAGCGCGGCGCGCGCATCTATTGCGAGCTCGCCGGCTTCGGCGCCAGTTCCGATGCGTTCCACATGACGGCCCCGAGCGAGGACGGCGACGGCCCCGCGCGCTGCATGGCGGCGGCGTTCAAGGACGCGAAGATCAACGCCGACCAGATCGGTTACCTCAACGCGCACGGCACCTCCACGCCGCTGGGCGACGTCGCCGAAACGCTGGCGATCAAGCGCGCGCTGGGCGACCACGCGTACAAGACGATGGTCAGCTCCACCAAGTCGATGACGGGCCATCTGCTCGGCGCGGCGGGCGGCGCGGAAGCGATCTTCTCCGTGCTCGCGCTGCACCACGGCATCATCCCGCCGACGATCAACCTGGAAAACCCGGGCGAAGGCTGCGACCTGGACTACGTGCCCAACACGGCGCGCCAGCACCAGGTGGACGTCGCCGTGTCGAACGGCTTCGGTTTCGGCGGCACCAACGGGACGCTCGTGTTCCGTCGGATCTGA
- the acpP gene encoding acyl carrier protein: MSSIEERVKKIVIEQLGVKEEEVTNSASFVDDLGADSLDTVELVMALEEEFECEIPDEEAEKITSVQQAIDYIKAHVKA, translated from the coding sequence ATGAGCAGCATCGAAGAACGCGTCAAGAAGATCGTGATCGAACAGCTTGGCGTCAAGGAAGAAGAAGTGACCAACAGCGCTTCGTTCGTCGACGATCTCGGCGCCGACTCGCTCGACACCGTCGAACTGGTGATGGCCCTCGAAGAAGAGTTCGAGTGCGAGATCCCGGACGAAGAGGCCGAGAAGATCACCTCGGTGCAGCAGGCGATCGACTACATCAAGGCGCACGTCAAGGCCTGA
- the fabG gene encoding 3-oxoacyl-ACP reductase FabG, whose protein sequence is MSEQILKGEVALVTGASRGIGAAIADELASLGATVIGTATTDAGAQAIGERLAAHGGHGRMLNVTDGAAIETLIDGIAKEFGGVSILVNNAGITRDNLLMRMKEEDWQAILDTNLSSVFRTSKAVMRGMMKARKGRIINIASVIGVTGNAGQANYAAAKAGIIAFSKSLAKEIGSRGITVNVVAPGFIATDMTRDLPEDAKAALVGQIALGRLGEPADIARAVAFLAGPAAAYITGETLHVNGGMYMP, encoded by the coding sequence ATGAGCGAACAGATCCTCAAGGGCGAAGTCGCCCTCGTCACCGGCGCCAGCCGCGGCATCGGCGCGGCGATCGCGGACGAGCTTGCGTCGCTCGGCGCCACCGTGATCGGCACGGCCACCACCGACGCCGGCGCGCAGGCGATCGGCGAACGCCTGGCAGCGCACGGCGGCCACGGCCGCATGCTCAACGTCACCGACGGCGCGGCGATCGAAACGCTGATCGACGGCATCGCGAAAGAGTTCGGCGGCGTCTCCATCCTCGTCAACAACGCCGGCATCACGCGCGACAACCTGCTGATGCGGATGAAGGAAGAAGACTGGCAGGCCATCCTCGACACCAACCTGTCGAGCGTGTTCCGCACGTCCAAGGCCGTGATGCGCGGGATGATGAAGGCGCGCAAGGGCCGCATCATCAACATCGCCTCGGTCATCGGCGTCACCGGCAATGCGGGGCAGGCCAACTACGCCGCCGCCAAGGCCGGCATCATCGCTTTCAGCAAGTCGCTGGCGAAGGAAATCGGCAGCCGCGGCATCACCGTGAACGTGGTGGCCCCGGGCTTCATCGCCACCGACATGACCCGCGACCTGCCCGAGGACGCCAAGGCCGCCCTGGTCGGCCAGATCGCGCTGGGCCGCCTCGGCGAACCGGCCGACATCGCCCGCGCCGTGGCCTTCCTGGCCGGCCCGGCCGCTGCCTACATCACCGGCGAAACCCTGCACGTCAACGGCGGCATGTACATGCCTTGA
- the fabD gene encoding ACP S-malonyltransferase: MTDPQLAFVFPGQGSQSVGMLADLAQRHAGVQSAFAEASDGAGVDLWALSQQGPEDQLNKTEFTQPALLAAGVAAWRAWKAEGGAQPALFAGHSLGEYAALVAAGALSLHDGAKLVRLRGQLMQDAAPAGTGAMAAVLGAEDALVLDVCKEASGDEIVVPANFNSPGQIVIGGHAAAVDRALALLAERGVRKAVKLAVSVPSHTPLMREAANRLAEAMHDLAWSAPDRPVVQNVDAEVHDSVQSIRDALVRQLYLPVQWTGCVQALSARGATRIAECGPGKVLTGLVKRIDKSLDARALGTQADMESARTEWSHA; the protein is encoded by the coding sequence GTGACCGACCCCCAACTCGCCTTCGTTTTCCCCGGCCAGGGCTCGCAATCGGTGGGCATGCTCGCCGACCTCGCGCAGCGCCATGCCGGCGTGCAGTCGGCGTTCGCCGAAGCGTCCGATGGCGCAGGCGTCGACCTGTGGGCGCTCTCGCAGCAGGGTCCGGAAGACCAGCTCAACAAGACCGAGTTCACGCAGCCCGCGCTGCTCGCCGCGGGCGTCGCCGCATGGCGCGCGTGGAAGGCCGAAGGCGGTGCGCAGCCCGCGTTGTTCGCCGGCCACAGCCTCGGCGAATACGCCGCGCTCGTCGCCGCCGGCGCGCTGTCGCTGCACGACGGCGCGAAGCTCGTGCGCTTGCGCGGCCAGCTCATGCAGGACGCCGCACCCGCCGGCACCGGTGCGATGGCCGCCGTGCTCGGTGCCGAAGACGCGCTGGTGCTCGACGTCTGCAAGGAAGCCTCGGGCGACGAGATCGTCGTGCCCGCCAATTTCAATTCGCCGGGCCAGATCGTCATCGGCGGCCATGCCGCCGCGGTGGATCGCGCGCTCGCGCTGCTCGCCGAACGCGGCGTGCGCAAGGCGGTGAAGCTCGCCGTCAGCGTGCCGTCGCACACGCCGCTGATGCGCGAAGCCGCCAATCGCCTCGCCGAAGCGATGCACGACCTCGCATGGTCCGCGCCCGATCGCCCGGTGGTGCAGAACGTCGACGCCGAAGTGCACGACAGCGTGCAATCGATCCGCGACGCGCTCGTGCGCCAGTTGTACCTGCCCGTGCAGTGGACCGGCTGCGTGCAGGCGCTGTCCGCGCGCGGCGCCACGCGCATCGCCGAATGCGGCCCGGGCAAGGTGCTCACGGGCCTGGTGAAGCGCATCGACAAGTCCCTGGATGCGCGCGCCCTCGGCACGCAGGCCGACATGGAATCCGCGCGCACCGAATGGAGCCACGCATGA
- a CDS encoding beta-ketoacyl-ACP synthase III — MTQQVFARIAGTGSYLPEKVLTNADLAKIVDTSDEWIATRTGIRERHIAADGQTTGDLAYHAAVRAMEAAGVQASELDLIVLGTTTPDLIFPSTACLVQNRLGANGCPAFDVNAACCGFVYALTIADKFIRSGAARTVLVIGAETLTRMVDWTDRTTCVLFGDGAGAVVLKADTETGILSTHMHADGSKKELLWGPVGVSVGFKPDEPNCGVKIHMSGNDVFKHAVKALDSVVEETLEHNGLDRHDIDWLIPHQANLRIIEATAKRLDMPMDRVIVTVDKHGNTSSGSVPLALDEAVRAGRVQRGQLVLLEAFGGGFTWGSALLRY; from the coding sequence ATGACCCAGCAAGTGTTCGCGCGCATCGCCGGTACCGGCAGTTACCTGCCGGAAAAAGTGCTGACCAACGCCGACCTGGCGAAGATCGTCGATACCAGCGATGAGTGGATCGCCACGCGCACCGGCATCCGCGAGCGGCACATCGCCGCGGACGGCCAGACCACGGGCGACCTCGCGTACCACGCCGCCGTGCGCGCGATGGAAGCCGCGGGCGTGCAGGCCTCCGAACTCGATCTCATCGTGCTCGGCACCACCACGCCGGACCTGATCTTCCCGTCCACCGCGTGCCTGGTGCAGAACCGCCTCGGCGCCAACGGCTGCCCGGCGTTCGACGTCAACGCCGCGTGCTGCGGCTTCGTCTACGCGCTCACCATCGCCGACAAGTTCATCCGCTCCGGCGCTGCGCGCACCGTGCTGGTGATCGGTGCGGAAACGCTGACGCGCATGGTCGACTGGACCGATCGCACGACGTGCGTGCTGTTCGGCGACGGCGCGGGTGCGGTGGTGCTGAAGGCCGACACCGAGACCGGCATCCTCAGCACGCACATGCATGCCGACGGCAGCAAGAAGGAATTGCTGTGGGGCCCGGTCGGCGTGTCGGTCGGCTTCAAGCCGGACGAACCCAACTGCGGCGTCAAGATCCACATGAGCGGCAACGACGTGTTCAAGCACGCCGTCAAGGCGCTGGATTCGGTCGTGGAAGAAACGCTCGAGCACAACGGCCTGGATCGCCACGACATCGACTGGCTGATCCCGCACCAGGCCAACCTGCGCATCATCGAAGCCACGGCCAAGCGCCTGGACATGCCGATGGACCGCGTGATCGTCACCGTCGACAAGCACGGCAATACCTCGTCGGGCTCCGTGCCGCTGGCGCTGGACGAAGCCGTGCGCGCCGGGCGCGTGCAGCGCGGCCAGCTGGTGCTGCTGGAAGCCTTCGGCGGCGGTTTCACCTGGGGCTCGGCGCTGCTGCGCTACTGA
- the rpmF gene encoding 50S ribosomal protein L32, which yields MAVQKSRVSPSKKGMRRSHDALTAKQLATDPTTGETHLRHHVTADGYYRGKKVVPSKNRVVEE from the coding sequence ATGGCTGTGCAGAAGTCCCGCGTTTCCCCGTCGAAGAAAGGCATGCGCCGCTCGCACGACGCCCTCACCGCCAAGCAGCTGGCCACCGACCCGACCACGGGCGAAACGCACCTGCGCCACCACGTGACGGCCGACGGTTACTACCGCGGCAAGAAGGTCGTGCCGTCGAAGAACCGCGTCGTCGAAGAGTGA
- a CDS encoding YceD family protein, whose protein sequence is MSDDSPEPGSSKQPRLPEQLDAWRMVAARRTFEGVLPLASMQRLRGSLADTEGNAHVEIEFDHDALRIPYMELRIEAKLPLTCQRSLQRFVYPVQMVQRLGLIRDEAEEEALPEGYEALLVGDDGMLRPADVVEDELILAVPVVPVSPDTDLVDSDWGAPEEEVERANPFAALSALKDKQK, encoded by the coding sequence ATGTCCGACGATTCCCCCGAACCCGGGTCTTCAAAGCAGCCCCGGCTTCCGGAGCAGCTGGATGCCTGGCGCATGGTCGCGGCGCGGCGCACCTTCGAAGGCGTGCTGCCGCTGGCGTCCATGCAACGGTTGCGAGGCAGCCTCGCGGACACCGAAGGAAATGCGCACGTCGAGATCGAATTCGACCACGACGCGCTGCGCATTCCCTACATGGAATTGCGGATCGAGGCGAAGTTGCCGCTGACATGCCAGCGCAGCCTGCAGCGGTTCGTGTATCCGGTGCAGATGGTGCAACGGCTCGGGCTGATCCGGGACGAAGCCGAGGAAGAAGCGTTGCCGGAAGGCTACGAGGCGCTGCTGGTCGGGGACGACGGCATGCTGCGGCCCGCGGACGTGGTGGAGGACGAACTCATCCTCGCCGTGCCGGTGGTGCCCGTGTCGCCCGACACCGACCTGGTCGACAGCGACTGGGGCGCGCCGGAAGAAGAAGTGGAGCGCGCCAACCCGTTCGCGGCGTTGTCCGCGCTGAAAGACAAACAGAAGTAA